The genomic stretch CAATGCTTCAATTCACTTGGCTGAAAATATTTGATATTAATGTCAAGTTATAAAAAACAGTTGGCTCAATGTAAcaattatacatatttaattattcataCCTCATTGGTTCATCAACTACCCCCGCCTTTGACATGTGCTAGCGTGCATCCCACCTAAAGGTCGTCCCTTTGCACGACTCCTCCTGCAACTCAAGTAAGCAAAACAAAAATAAGATTGAGATAACAAAATGAAGAGGAGATGCAATCCAAATAATTACCTTTTCTTTGTTCCATTAAAGACACATTTAGCTGATGACTCCCTATGACCAAACTCTTTGCATTGCTTACATTGGACCTGCCACATTCCTTTTGTTCTAGATTTGTTTCCTTTGCCTTCTAAGCATCCAGGTATCCTATGTTTCCTCTGTTTGCCGGGAGCTTTTTTTTCAAAGGAGGTAACACCTTGAAGCCAAGGTCTATGCTAGGCCACTGAGACTTGTCGGGAAATGGGCTAATTACCCATGTATATGCTAGCCTAAATAGACTCACTGAAAAGTTAGGACGTAGGTAATCTTCCATTTTAGGATTTCTATGTGAAGTTATCACTGCTAATGCATGTGGGCATGGTTTCCCTGAGACTTGCCACTCCCTACGTGAGCAAGTGTGTTGTGCAAGATTCACAACATGTCTAATTACCTTGTGTCTATATGTGATCTCAGTCACCTCTGCCTCACCCATACCACCTACTTTGACCTTCAAGTTGCCCAATTGTCTACTAAGAACATTGAGATGACGAACAACAATTGGAAGCATGGTATGGCCTTCCAATCTTTCACCTATATCTCTCCTCCTTGCATAGAGCTCCATGAACTTTGATCTCAGACTGTCAACTAGCTCGGCTATTGGAAGGTCCTTAAGATCCTTTACCCAGTTGTTCCATACTTCTGCAATATTGTTTGTAATATAGTCACATTTGATGTCTTCGGAAAATTTGCTCCTCATCCAAAGCAGGCTGTGATATGTCTCTAAGAATGGTTGCACCCTATCATTTGCTTCGTACATCTCGTGCATTAGTTTTTCATGATAAATTGGACAAAATGTCCTAGCTACAGTACACATGTGTCCAAAAATTGGACCTTGAAACCTCTTAGAAAAATTCTTCATCAAGTGGATAAAACACTCTCTATGTTCTGCCAATGAAAACACCGCCTTCACAGCATTCTCCAACCCCTTGCATGCATCTGAGCAAATAGCTAAATGAGGTGGACTTCCAATTGCCCTCTTTAGCTGCTCCATAAACCAAATTCATTCTTCATTGGTCTCACTTTCAAACAATCCAAAGCAAGTGGAAATATCCAGTTGTGCCCATCTAATGCAGTAGCTGGAGCTAGCTGTCCATTCCATCTACCATTAAGAGCCGTTGCATCTACACTTAAATATGGCCTACACCCATTTAGGAAGCCATTGATACTAGGTTTGaagcaacaaaaaaaatcttTGAAAGTACACCCTGTCTTCAGTCTCTTTCAACCCTATCCCAACCACACTCCCTGGCATTTTAAGCTCAACCATTGCCTTAAAGTTAAACAAATTCCCAAAACTGTCCTCCCATGTTCCATACAATTTTTCAAATGCAATCTGCAAACCGGCATATATAGTAGAATAATGAATTGTGGTGACATACTTCTCCTGCAACTCATTTTGCAACTTAATTGCTCCCATGTTTGGATCTTTCTTTAAAAAAGGAATTGCCTTTTCTCCAACCCAATGATACAATGCCATCTTGGTCCTTACTCTGCCAGTGGATGAACAAAAATGCTCACCTTTATTCAAACAAACCTGTGTCCCAGGGACACAAAAATATTAGTTACAAAAtgcacactttattaaaatgaGCAAATATATTAGTTACATCAATAGTACATATTATTAACAAGTTAGCATATTATACATTCACAtgcttttcatttttcatcCACCTAGCAACAATTGACCATGGACAACTCTCAGCTTTGCAGAAGCCCCTGAACAAATTTAGGTTGGATTTCTCTGTTCCTAGTTCAAACTGAGTCTTAATAACATGTTGCTTCACTGCTTTCCTAAAATCATTCATATTTGTGTATATGGTTCCAACATCCATCGGAGGGTCATCCATATCATAAAATACATTCTCTTCATTAGGAATACAGTCATCAACTGGTATATCCATTACCTCATCAACAATTGGACCATAATTCATTCCATCTACTGCTGCATCACTATGTTTCTCTAAGGTTAGACCAACAAATGCAAACATTGTTTCTTCATCCATCAAGCTCTCAGGAGCACCAATCTGTGATTCTTCAAGTGGAGTAATTTCTATACTGTCCCAGTCAATAATATCAATTTCATCCATGTGATCCATCCTACCGAATAATAAAAGAattatatatcaaaatttttaattatacaaaattccaaacaaatatatatgtacaaacaaatgtatatatgtatgcatTCTACTCTAGCACAAACaaacatatttatatatagatGTATTATGCTCTAGCACAAAACCTCAAATAAATGTATGTTGGATTTTTCAATTGCGTAAGCAAGCAAGTGattttaaaacacaaataaatttaaacttattagctataacactattttaacgtatgtatatatgcatgtattCTTCACTTTTTGAGACAGTTTATATGTGTATATGTGATATGTACACTGTATATGTGGACATCCACAATAAATATTCATATGCGTATATTACATATGCATCGAAAACAGAAAATATGAATACATGTATTTACAGGTTTCTTACAGAATCACAATTATTTTGGATTGAAGAGACGACGGGAAGTGAAGGGTGGAGACGGAGGCGGCGAACGACAGAGGCGGCCATCGAGGAGGGTGGAGACGGGTCTAGAGTAAGGAAAAGAAGCAGCAAAGGGTGAAGAGTGGAGGCACGGTATAGGAAATAGGTGGAGGCAAGTCTGGTTTTCTAGAGTAAAGAGATGAGAGTTTGGCGTCTCTCAATAGAAACGTGATTCTGTTTGATTTATTAGAATATACGGAAAAAATATGAAAGGTGATTCTATTGATTTATTAGAATttagataaaaatataaaaatggtaGTTTAGTCCACTTGTAAATgatgggaaataaataataggaaaaaagaatagaaaaaagaaaaaaaataaaaaatccctTATTCTGAAAAATACGCATGCCTCGATCCCATATTCTGAAAGGTCAGCGAAATTAACCCCTAATTTCGAAAGGTCGGCGTAATTAACCCCCCTAATaatgaaatttctcaaaaattAAGGgtgtttgaatttttaattttttgtcaGAAATAGCTGCAGCCTGCAGGGCATAAAAACTGGATTAAATAATTCACGTAAtagataaataaagatttttaattattgaaatattaatagtttatataattaataattttaaaatttaagtagTACTGAGATTTATGGAGCTTCAGTAGTCCTGAGATTTATGGAGCTTCAGTAGTCCTCAACTTACATGTtctctgctgctgctgctactaataataataataataataataataataataataataataataataataataataacattcGTAGAAAAAGTTATATCACCAATTTATAAAAACAACATGAAATTAAATTCATATGTATGCTATAATTACGGAGTATACTATAGTAGGAGTAATATAAAAGCAAAGTAATATTCCTACTAAAAGAGATGCAATTTTTTTAGGCACAAAAATTTAAGAATATGATGAAGAAAATGATGTTTGATTAATTAAATGTAGAGAGAATACAATAGAAGAATGAATAAAATGGAGAggtgaaaaaataataaaatatgagagaataaAATTAGAGAGACTATGAAAATGAGTCAATTTAGATGGACccttcaaaaagaaatacgaaTCAGTTTTAGTGGGAGGGAGGGGAGCACTCCTATTATTTAGTTTATGACTAGGTCTTCTGTGTCAAAATTACATACAGAGTCGAAACTATTGCAGCAGATGCATCACAACATTTTATTAGCAACTCCAGTTATTTTGGAGAATGTTCTTTACTATGACACACTCACAACATACTTTGTCAGTTTGAAGCAGAAGCATTCTTACAAATTCTTCTGATTATGTCTCTGATCTTCTTCCCTCTGAGACCAGTCCAGAAGGCTGAGGTCCCTGACTCTCTGTCTCTCTCACTCTACCACAGTACCACACACACTGACACACGCACACACAGCTATAAGTACATAGCAAAATCCAATTCTTTTAGGCAATTCCTTTGTACAAGTTGTCTATCTGCTCTTGGTACAAAGACACGACTCGATCTCTTCGAATTTTCATCGTAGGAGTCATTAAACCACTATCAATCTGCAATGGATCCAGAAGCAAGCTATGATCAATAATGCATTCAACGGTAgattaaaatctcgatagtgATGCAAGTTTTACCGTGAACGGATCATCAACCACCAGGATTGGTCCAACTTGGAACGAACAGTCCAAGGTCCTGCAAGAAAAGCAACATTACATACTTGCATGACTCAATTTCACACTATTAGGGTGTGTTTTACTTTGACAGTTCTGATAGACAAAACAATGTAGCCTAATCCACTCCATATTTGATGGAACGAATAATTATACTGTTTGATCATGTAATCCTTCATAAAATCCATCATGTGTTCTAATATATTCTCCAAAGTTAGGGCCATACAAGCAGCCCTTTCAGTTGTGTGGAAAAGTGAAACTGTAGataactattttcttttaaatttatagTTTAAACAGAGACCAAGGCTGTTGGAGCAGAAAATATTACTTTTAAACATTACGAAAAAAAATCTTTTACTTTGGATATAGAGATGTGATCAAAAGAGAATCATTCTTAAAAAACTGGTaccccaaaatgaaataaaaacttTGCTGAATCAATTTTCTCACCATTTTCTCAATTCCTCGTGCAGTAGATTAATCTGTTGCATCTTGCTAAGCTCTACAGCATCAGCTTCCACTATAGCCAGCTTTTTAGCTTGTGACAGGGTTTCTTCTTTGTTAGGGACAATAATAGCTCCAAGTCGTCGTCGATCCTACACAACATGAATACCATAGAAGCCCTTGAATACAAATCCTATATGTATGCCGAGTTATAATGTTCTCAGATACAAATCTCGTTTGCACGAATATTTATGTTTGATCAAGAGGGAATGAATGGCTAAGATATCCTATCTGTATGAAATGATTGCTGTCACCTGGCCGATGACGACAATCTGTTGAATAAGGTTACTTCTCATAGCAGCTTCCTCAATCTCTGCCGGCTCCACATTTTCACCTGCCACAACCACTACTTATGAGTTTGATTGAATATGAAGTTATGAACTATGTAAGTGTTAAATGATTAGAATGTTCCAGAAGGAATAGTGAACAGTTTCAATTCTGATGTAAGATCAGTGAAAATTAAGGCTGTGCAAAACTGACACATAACTAGCACATACGTTTAGTAACTCTTGGAAACAAGGAAGGGTTGGATTTTTATCTAATTACTCCTACAAGTCAAACTTGTTTGAGCAATGTTTCTTCCTGTTTTCTGGATATGGTATACTTCATTTTACTGCAGTTTAATTTCAACGAAGCACGTCGACCGAAGGCAAAACAGATTCAACCTTCAAAATTTATTGTTTACCTGTCAAAAGGACTATTGTATCTTTTGCACGTCCTTCTAGAACAATAACACCACTAGATCGACGGCTTCGACCTATAGAATGAGGAGGACAAATCCAGCCAATAACAAGAGATAATCCTCTATAAACTAGAAATCTTAACAGTTCAGTTGTTTATACAGTAAATCTGGGGAAAAGAGAGGGGGTCAAAGGATGAGAAACATATATGGTGTCACACAGGAAGAAGTAATACTaaataatgaaacaaaaaagGTTTGGTCACAGAAAGAAGTATACTAAATGGAACGTCCTCCACTCCAGTGGCAACCTTATTTCAAATCACTTCACAGAATAATGAAACAGAAAAGGTTGAACTTCATCATTTATAATGATTTAGCAATTCTAAATTCCATCTGCTTCTAGTGCAAGAATCATGTTGCTTACGTTACAGTTTGGTCTTCGAGCTGCTACAACAGGTGACGCTTCTGTTAGGCCATATCCATTTTGAACTGTTACTCCAATTGCCTGGCTCAATAAAACGTAGTGAATTTAAAATCTGATCAAGATCCATGGTATCATTGACTAAACAACACACACACATCTCACCTCAAAGAACCTGTCAACATGTGGGGGCAAGCTGCCGCCTCCACTTATGCCAGCCTGCCAATGTTGAAGTTCTTATAAAAATGGAATTTGAATGTATCCTTCTTGATGACATGTTAGAGAAAAGATCTACAAAGTCTTATATGAACACAAACCTTTGAAATTCCAATCGCGGAATGAATCTTACTATAGACAATTTTCTTTGCTAATGTATGTAGTGGCCACAATATTAAAGCAATGATCCTTGCCCATAACCAGTCAAACACTGCAGAAACGTGGGAAGGTTGTTCAAGATTTCTGGTCAGACATTTCCCCTAGGAACAGACAACAAACAAAATAGTGCAGAACTGAAAATCAGAATGCAGCACTACAAATCAGAAAATTATTTAACATACTTTATCAAGTAACAGAACCCCTGACAACtccaaaacaaaaaagaaacagAATCTCTCAGAACATTTGTAACAGCACAAAATACAAATCGAGTAACAACAATAGCAATAGAACGATTTCAATGAACAAACACATTTTGCAGAACAATAAGGGATTTTATTGGGGTAGTGATTTGATAAGAAGGAATCAGCTGGAATTAAGTAATATGGAGGAAATGGACATGAAAATAAACTATCATAGAGCATTCCCTTCATTCAAGCTAACATTACTTTTTTGAGCAGGTATCGTAGGAAAGTGAAAGACCAGTATATCAGCATTAGAAGCCTATATGTTTTAAAGCATTACATCACCCACTTATAAGGCACATATACATGCTTAATTTGCGCTGAAAACAGATATTGCAGATTAACTCGGGAAAAAAAAGGTATGtggatattaaataaaaaattaatagcgGTCGAAAGCACAAGCTTAAACAACTAATGTTTAAATCAgaaaaaaatcatatctttGGTCAAATCTTAAGCTAAATGATGGAAGACGCATATGAGACCATTGAGAAGATAGCAAAAACTTCAGTTTAAGATCTTTTGCTTCATCAGAACATAGCTACCATCAATTTGTATTTTAGCTATCAGACAATATTGCAGTTTCAGATGTAGACCTTAAGGTggggaaagaaaaagaatcTGAAAACAAGTAGTTATCACTTATCAGATATCATATTTGATGATCACATTAATCTTATAAGATATAATATGCACATTTACAATTCTTagaaaaatttaaacaaaagtAAGCAATACACATCACACATGATTTGTAGCAACCCAGTCGGCTGAATTAGGAATATCAGATTGAGCAGCTGAAATAGATTCCCAAATTAAGTGTACCAAAATGAGTTATCATTGACATACTTGCAACAAGTTATGAAAAGTAATACCAGTTTAAGATACCTCATAAATTCTTCTTGCCTCCATGTATGTGAAACTGATCTTTAGGAATAAAAGAGCAACAACTTTACGAACAACAGAACTTGTTCTGATCTGCTTCTGGATTGCACTGCAGTATATGCAAGCAAAGATTGATCATCTATGTAAAGGAGTGGGATTTGTTGAGCTAAAATGGCAGACAGTTGGAAAAATGCAGAATTATTATAGAAAAATTGGTTAATAGTCCTAGTTTAACATGAACATTTTCAGATTTTCCCTCATTTATGCTTACCAGAATCTTATTTGGTAGTGAAAATTATTATGCAGAAATGTTCCAAGTTGAATAGGAAATTCTAAATTAGCTAATGATTATTCATCAGGATCCCAAACCAAAGTGAAAGCATCTACTTATGAGTTAAGATAGATATCAACAGAGGATACTGACAAAAACAAGACATGGAGGCAAATCTATATCACCATTTTTAGTAGATTTTCTCAAAGTCAAATGCTTCGAGAAACTCATGAATGTACATCTTCAGTTATGGCAACGTGGATTTAGCATGGGCTTATGACAACTTGAATGAGTCCAATACTAGATAAACTCATTGGAAAAGAAAACAATTGTGGTAGGATTCACCTGTAAAGTGTTTCATATACCAAGGGAACAGAAATTACAAAATGAGGTTGATAACGGTACAAATCATCCtgcaaaaaacaaaatatcaaattattcgCTTAAGAAAGTAGTTGTATAGTTAACCTGACGTAATCAGAAAATGGCCACATGATATTTCTATAGCATTTGGTGAAATGAAGGATAAATTACATACCTTTAGGTTCTTGACTGTTGTATATACTTGCTCAATTCCAAGAGTAAATATGAAATACTCAGCAGCTCGTTCATATGCATGCCAAGGTGGAAGCATGCTCAGAAATCTATCCCCAGGAACAGCTGGCAGAATGTCCCAGAAGCTTCCAACCTATGTAGCACAATCAAATATCTCATCAGAACAGATGGTAtgatttggaaaaaaaaaactccgGAATCTTAGTAAGAACCAGATACAGAAAATGAGAACATCAAACTGAATGATACAACATCCTAAACCTGAAATCATTTAATTTGTATGATATGGTACATGATATCATATCCTCTAGTTCACTCTATATACCACAATtgtgatgaagaagaaaaataacAAAGTGCGAGCAACAAGTTTTCCAAAGACTTATAGCTTATGTCCATCAATATCAAGGTACAAGGTGTAGAATAGTCACacgtaaaaataattaattctaATTGAGAAATGGAACTCCATACATGGAAACTAACAAGGAACTGCCCCATAGTAGAGCGGGAATATTAATGTGCCCATTTCAAGATAGATGATCATCACCGGAATTACATTAAAATCAGGGTTTATTGCTCAAATAAAATAACTGTAACCTTATTTACATCTTGCAATAATATTATCATCTTTCAATCGTAGTAAAATAGACATCCAAAAAATTTCAACTGCACAAGTGACCTGGGCACGCTTTTTCCATGTTGCCAAGATATATGTTTGAGAAACTAGGGAATTGTCAAGGAAATTCACAACCCTAAAATTTATTACTGCTAAAGCGACTTGATTTTGTTATTAGGAAACGGAGTGGGGCATAATTGACTAGAGAAATTTGTGTGATAATACATAAGAATGAATTCATTATGGTCTGTCTCTAATCTGTTTGCTGTTCCCAAGTAGCAGAAATAGTTTTCTCCAATGTAACAGAAGCCTGTTTTAGCAGAATGGTAACTAACATATTTCTTTATTGGTGATTGACATGGATAATTCTTGATTCACTATGAATATACTAAACCTATCTTTGGCTGAACTTAAGTTTGGAAACAGTTTTGACTTTAAATTTTCTTGCATGGTCTGTGGAAGCATACTGGGTCCAGTTAATGGCACCTTTGAAGAAACTAGAAGGATAACCAGAAGTACTTTAACCACATAAAGATATCTATTAGCTGACAGAAAGTTAATAGACAGCAAAGCAGCCTACCTGGTGCAGCAGATTCTTGTGCGTAAGCATAACACCTTTAGGATTCCCAGttgtcccacttgtatatataagTGTAGCAATATCATCAGACCTTATAGTTTCATAAGTAAATTTTGTCCCTGAAACCAATGATCCCAAATCAGCAACTATAATTTGGGTGGGGTAAATCAAAACTCAGGAACAGTAGAAGTAAGCAATAAATTCACATACTAAATCCTGAATCAACTTCTTCCAATCTCATTACAACCCCTGGCCTTCACAAACTGGGGAAGTACAAACATTTCTTTTTGGGATACAAAGATAGATAATTGAAGACCAAAGTAGCATTGGCTTGTAGATTATATTTGCATCTAGGTTTCCTTGTATATCTGTTGTTATTTTAGGTTTGGAACTTTAGATTACCCTAGTTGTAACCCTAGTTTTATAATCTCCCCGTTTTCTACTCCCATGGAATATACTGTATACTTTTCCATACTTGTCTCTATACTTTTCTGCATTACACAATAATTTATTTGTACAAATTTGATGTACAGTATGGTTAATTTACTTTTAAATGTAAAAAGGAACTATTTCCCGCGTCAAGAACAGATGTACATAAATGGAGACCAATTTAATCCATGTTGATATAGCTTATTTGCAGaacaatgaaaaagaaaatttatcACATATTAATGCTTTCATAAAACAGTAAACCTAACTTCCGGTTACATTCTATTAAGGAAATATCAaggaaaatataaattaattaggaTTATGTAATGGCAGATAAAACAGGCTTACTAGCATCTCCAGAATGGCGTAAAGCTTCATGACTTTGACAACCCATATCTATTATCTCCTGATAAGTATATATAGGAACCTCCGGTGCAGCTTCACTGGTTATGTTTGTCTTCTCTCCCCAAAGCAAAATGATAAACCTTACAGTGGCTCGGAAGCAGAAGGCCTCTGAAATCCGTTTATACAGTTCAGGATTATCCACCACAAGAGCAACACTGCAGTTAACAAACAAAAGGCCAGAGTTTAACTCAAGAAAAGATATCATGCCCA from Salvia splendens isolate huo1 chromosome 4, SspV2, whole genome shotgun sequence encodes the following:
- the LOC121801109 gene encoding probable acyl-activating enzyme 16, chloroplastic, producing MIASSFSAPMSCNLMLASSYSQFNQHRLISCRFFFDRGGRFVSRSQRVYCGSEINDVQIRKFAPVLECEIASGNGILQSNEWKTVPDIWRTCAEKFGDRVALVDHYHNPPTNMTYNQLEQEILNFCEGLRVIGLKAEEKLALFADNSCRWLVSDQGIMATGAVNVVRGTRSSVEELLQIYNHSDSVALVVDNPELYKRISEAFCFRATVRFIILLWGEKTNITSEAAPEVPIYTYQEIIDMGCQSHEALRHSGDARTKFTYETIRSDDIATLIYTSGTTGNPKGVMLTHKNLLHQVGSFWDILPAVPGDRFLSMLPPWHAYERAAEYFIFTLGIEQVYTTVKNLKDDLYRYQPHFVISVPLVYETLYSAIQKQIRTSSVVRKVVALLFLKISFTYMEARRIYEGKCLTRNLEQPSHVSAVFDWLWARIIALILWPLHTLAKKIVYSKIHSAIGISKAGISGGGSLPPHVDRFFEAIGVTVQNGYGLTEASPVVAARRPNCNVSNMILALETTELLRFLVYRGLSLVIGWICPPHSIGRSRRSSGVIVLEGRAKDTIVLLTGENVEPAEIEEAAMRSNLIQQIVVIGQDRRRLGAIIVPNKEETLSQAKKLAIVEADAVELSKMQQINLLHEELRKWTLDCSFQVGPILVVDDPFTIDSGLMTPTMKIRRDRVVSLYQEQIDNLYKGIA